From Flavobacterium sp. 102, a single genomic window includes:
- a CDS encoding acetyl-CoA carboxylase carboxyltransferase subunit alpha, with the protein MEYLDFELPIKELEDQLDKCQIIGAESNVDVTATCKQIEKKLEETKRKIYKNLTAWQRVQLSRHPNRPYTLEHITNLTKGTFLEMFGDRNFKDDKAMVGGLGKIDGQSFMLIGQQKGINTKMRQLRNFGMASPEGYRKALRLMKMAEKFNLPVVTLIDTPGAFPGLEAEERGQGEAIARNILEMVRLKVPIICVIIGEGASGGALGIGVGDRVLMMENTWYSVISPESCSSILWKSWEYKEQAAEALKLTSTDMKKMKLVDDVIPEPLGGAHYDKETTFKTVEQYIMKAFNELKDLSTEELVSQRMDKYSKMGEYKE; encoded by the coding sequence ATGGAATATTTGGATTTTGAACTTCCTATCAAGGAATTAGAAGATCAACTCGATAAATGTCAAATCATCGGTGCCGAATCCAATGTTGATGTCACCGCTACTTGTAAACAAATTGAAAAAAAGTTAGAGGAAACCAAAAGGAAAATCTACAAAAATTTAACCGCTTGGCAACGTGTACAATTATCACGTCATCCTAACAGACCTTATACTTTAGAGCATATTACTAATTTAACCAAAGGCACTTTCTTAGAAATGTTTGGCGACAGAAATTTCAAAGATGACAAAGCCATGGTTGGTGGTTTAGGCAAAATTGACGGTCAATCTTTCATGTTAATTGGACAACAAAAAGGAATCAATACTAAAATGCGTCAGTTGCGTAATTTCGGTATGGCTAGTCCTGAAGGCTATCGTAAAGCGTTGCGTTTGATGAAAATGGCGGAAAAATTTAATCTTCCTGTAGTAACCCTTATTGACACTCCGGGAGCATTCCCAGGATTGGAAGCTGAAGAACGCGGACAAGGAGAAGCGATTGCCAGAAATATTTTGGAAATGGTGCGTTTAAAAGTGCCGATTATTTGTGTAATTATTGGAGAAGGTGCTTCAGGTGGCGCTCTAGGAATAGGCGTTGGTGACCGAGTATTGATGATGGAAAACACTTGGTATTCTGTTATTTCTCCTGAATCTTGTTCATCTATTTTATGGAAAAGCTGGGAATATAAAGAACAAGCAGCCGAAGCCTTGAAACTGACTTCAACCGACATGAAAAAGATGAAACTAGTTGATGATGTGATTCCGGAACCATTAGGTGGTGCTCATTACGATAAAGAAACTACATTTAAAACTGTTGAACAATATATCATGAAAGCGTTTAACGAATTGAAAGATTTATCAACAGAAGAATTAGTGTCTCAAAGGATGGACAAATACAGCAAGATGGGCGAATACAAGGAATAA
- the dnaB gene encoding replicative DNA helicase has product MENLRNINPIKVDKTTIINLEKGKLPPQVMDLEEAVLGAMMIDKKGVDEVIDILQPDAFYKDAHKHIFEAIFQLFTDSQPIDLLTVSAQLKKSAKLDLAGGDFYLIQLTQKISSSAHIEFHSRIILQKYIQRSLIKISSEIIEESYDESTDVFDLLDKAESKLYEVTQGNIKRSSETAQSLVIQAKKRIEEIANKEGLSGIATGFEKLDKVTSGWQPSDLIIIAARPGMGKTAFVLSMARNIAIDFGHPVALFSLEMSSVQLITRLISSETGLSSEKLRTGKLEKHEWEQLSTKVKDLEKAPLYIDDTPSLSIFDLRAKARRLSSQHGIKMIIVDYLQLMTAGGSNGKGGGNREQEISTISRNLKALAKELEVPVIALSQLSRAVETRGSSKRPLLSDLRESGAIEQDADIVSFIYRPEYYKIDEWDDDEQSPTAGQAEFIIAKHRNGSLENIRLKFIGNLGKFDNLEEYSGGFDDLPSKMNHDDNPFMTKNLPSPNEAFGSNINRNDDDSDVPF; this is encoded by the coding sequence ATGGAAAATCTCAGAAATATTAACCCTATCAAAGTAGATAAAACTACCATCATCAACTTAGAAAAAGGAAAACTCCCGCCACAAGTGATGGATTTGGAAGAAGCGGTGTTGGGTGCGATGATGATTGATAAAAAAGGCGTCGATGAGGTAATTGATATTCTCCAACCCGATGCTTTTTACAAAGACGCTCACAAACACATTTTTGAAGCGATTTTTCAGTTATTCACAGATTCTCAACCCATTGACTTATTAACAGTTTCGGCTCAATTAAAAAAGAGTGCGAAGTTGGATTTAGCCGGTGGCGATTTTTACTTAATCCAGCTTACGCAAAAGATATCGTCTTCCGCACACATTGAATTCCACTCGAGAATTATTCTTCAGAAATACATCCAACGAAGCTTAATCAAAATCTCTTCGGAAATCATCGAAGAATCTTATGATGAATCAACCGATGTATTCGATTTGTTAGACAAAGCCGAATCCAAATTATACGAAGTTACCCAAGGGAATATCAAGCGAAGCTCAGAAACTGCCCAAAGTTTGGTAATCCAAGCCAAGAAAAGAATCGAAGAAATCGCTAATAAAGAAGGTTTGAGCGGAATCGCAACCGGTTTTGAAAAACTGGACAAAGTGACTTCAGGTTGGCAACCATCCGATTTAATTATCATCGCGGCTCGTCCGGGTATGGGTAAAACCGCCTTTGTATTGTCGATGGCGAGAAACATAGCCATTGATTTCGGTCATCCGGTAGCTTTGTTCTCATTAGAGATGTCATCGGTACAGTTAATCACCCGTTTGATTTCCTCAGAAACCGGTTTGTCATCAGAAAAACTAAGAACCGGAAAACTGGAAAAACACGAATGGGAGCAATTGTCTACCAAAGTAAAAGATTTAGAAAAAGCACCTTTGTATATTGACGATACGCCATCGCTTTCTATCTTCGATTTAAGAGCCAAAGCAAGACGTCTGTCGTCACAACACGGCATCAAGATGATTATAGTTGATTACCTTCAATTGATGACCGCAGGCGGAAGTAATGGCAAAGGCGGCGGAAACCGTGAACAGGAAATCTCAACCATTTCGAGAAACTTAAAAGCTCTTGCCAAGGAATTAGAAGTTCCGGTAATTGCGTTATCACAGTTGTCTCGTGCCGTGGAAACTCGTGGCTCGAGTAAAAGACCTTTATTGTCCGACTTACGTGAATCCGGTGCGATTGAGCAAGATGCCGATATCGTATCGTTTATCTATCGTCCGGAATACTATAAAATTGACGAATGGGATGATGACGAACAATCGCCAACTGCCGGTCAGGCCGAATTTATTATCGCAAAACACCGTAACGGTTCGTTGGAAAATATCAGACTGAAATTCATTGGAAACCTTGGTAAGTTCGATAACTTAGAAGAATATAGCGGCGGATTTGACGATTTGCCTTCGAAAATGAACCACGATGACAATCCGTTTATGACGAAGAATTTACCATCACCCAACGAAGCTTTCGGTAGCAATATCAACCGAAACGATGACGACAGCGACGTTCCATTCTAA
- a CDS encoding asparagine synthetase B — protein MFKKSLYIFLILISFSVKANFLLLPMDEVSQKNHLKAYGITYWALDKQYKASWLLNYRGGSFLLPDVAEIRKECQIRGVSFEVVSDGEMQNILAEIASPSQNMETVVLEKAPKIAVYSPPGKQPWDDAVTMVLTYAEIPFKVVYDEEVLSDQLILYDWLHLHHEDFTGQYGKFYGAYRNAPWYIEQKKSAEALATKLGFPKVSTEKLAVAKKIRDFVIGGGFMFAMCSATDSFDIALSAEGVDICEPMFDGDNSDANYQSQIDYSRTFAFKNFILDRKPEHYEFSDIDMTEKRRIPFEKDYFTLMEFSAKWDVIPSMLCQNHTQLVKGFMGQTTAFDSNLIKSNVLTLGKNELNDEARYIHGQKGKGFFTFYGGHDPEDYQHRVGDEPTVLDLHPTSPGFRLILNNVLFPAARKKPQKT, from the coding sequence ATGTTTAAAAAGTCACTCTATATATTTCTAATACTGATTTCCTTTTCTGTAAAGGCGAATTTCTTATTGTTACCAATGGATGAAGTATCACAGAAAAACCACTTAAAAGCCTACGGAATTACTTATTGGGCTTTAGACAAGCAATACAAAGCGAGTTGGTTACTGAACTACCGCGGTGGTTCATTTTTGTTACCCGATGTGGCTGAAATTCGCAAAGAATGTCAAATCCGAGGCGTAAGTTTTGAAGTGGTATCCGATGGAGAAATGCAGAATATTTTAGCCGAAATCGCGAGTCCGTCGCAGAATATGGAAACCGTTGTTTTAGAAAAAGCCCCAAAGATTGCGGTTTATTCGCCACCGGGAAAACAACCTTGGGACGATGCGGTAACGATGGTGTTGACTTATGCCGAGATTCCGTTTAAAGTAGTTTATGATGAAGAAGTGCTTAGTGACCAATTAATTTTATACGATTGGTTGCACTTGCACCACGAAGATTTTACCGGACAATATGGAAAGTTTTATGGAGCGTACCGAAACGCACCTTGGTATATCGAACAAAAGAAATCCGCTGAAGCTTTGGCCACGAAATTAGGTTTTCCTAAAGTGTCGACAGAGAAATTAGCGGTAGCCAAAAAAATACGCGACTTTGTAATTGGTGGCGGTTTTATGTTTGCGATGTGTTCGGCAACAGATAGTTTTGATATTGCACTTTCTGCCGAAGGTGTTGATATTTGCGAACCGATGTTTGATGGCGACAACAGCGATGCCAATTACCAATCACAAATTGATTACAGCAGAACCTTTGCTTTCAAGAATTTTATTTTAGATAGAAAACCGGAACACTATGAGTTCTCGGATATTGATATGACCGAAAAACGTCGTATTCCTTTCGAAAAAGACTATTTCACTTTAATGGAATTTTCAGCCAAATGGGATGTGATTCCGAGTATGTTGTGCCAAAATCATACCCAATTGGTCAAAGGTTTTATGGGACAAACGACAGCATTTGACAGCAATTTGATTAAATCCAATGTGTTGACCTTGGGTAAAAATGAATTGAATGACGAAGCGCGTTATATCCATGGTCAAAAAGGAAAAGGATTTTTCACGTTCTACGGCGGTCATGATCCGGAAGATTACCAACATCGAGTAGGTGATGAGCCAACAGTGCTAGACTTGCATCCAACTTCACCCGGATTCCGTTTGATCTTGAACAATGTATTATTTCCGGCGGCGAGAAAGAAACCTCAGAAAACCTAA